TGCCAAAAGACAAGATCGTCTGGGATGTGGGACACCAGTCCTATACCCATAAGATCCTCACCGGACGGAAGGACGGCTTTGATACGCTGCGGAAATTCGGCGGCATGAGCGGCTTCCCCAAGACAAAGGAGAGCGACTGCGACTGCTTTAACACCGGTCACAGCTCCACGTCCATTTCCGCAGGTCTGGGCCTTGCCATGGGAAGAGATGCCCTGGGGGAGGACAACTATGTGATCTCCGTCATCGGCGACGGCGCCCTCACCGGCGGCATGGCCTACGAGGCGCTGAACAATGCCTCCCGGATGGAGACGAATTTTATCATTGTGCTCAACGACAACAACATGTCCATTTCGGAAAATGTGGGTGGCATGTCCCGGTATTTAAGCGGTCTGCGGACAGCCACGGCCTACACGGAGCTGAAGGAGGGCATTTACAATTCCCTGAACAGCATTCCTGTCTACGGGGAAAAGATGGTAAACGGCATCCGCCGGACGAAAAACAGCCTGAAGCAGTTCGTCATCCCGGGTATGCTGTTTGAAAATATGGGCATCACTTATCTGGGCCCGGTGGACGGCCATGATATCCGCCAGCTGCTGCGGGTATTCCAGGAGGCCAAACGGGTGAAAGGGCCGGTGCTTGTCCATGTACTGACAAAAAAGGGCAAGGGCTATGCCCCCGCAGAGCGGCATCCGTCCCGGTTTCACGGCGCGGAGCCCTTCGAGGTGGAGACGGGACTGCCTTCCAGCCGGAAGGCCAAGGCCGGCTATACCGATATCTTTTCCACGGTCATGCGGAAAATGGGTGACCGGGACGAGAAGGTGGTGGCGATTACCGCAGCCATGCCGGACGGTACCGGCCTGAAGCGGTTCCGCAATATGTTCCCCCAGCGTTTCTTCGACGTGGGCATTGCGGAGGAGCATGCGGTGACCTTTGCCGCAGGGCTGGCGGCAGCAGGCTTAAAACCGGTGGTGGCGATCTATTCGTCATTTTTGCAGCGGGCTTATGACCAGATCATCCATGATGTCTGTATCCAGAAGCTGCCGGTGGTGTTTGCGGTAGACCGGGCAGGACTGGTGGGCAGCGATGGGGAGACCCATCAGGGCATTTTTGATATTTCTTATCTGACCAGCATTCCCAATATGACGCTGATGGCGCCAAAGAACAAATGGGAGCTGTCGGATATGCTGAAATTTGCCATCAACTTTGACGGCCCCATTGCCATCCGCTATCCCAGAGGGGAAGCTTACGACGGGCTGTCCCAGTTTCGGGCACCGGTGGCTTACGGCAAGAGCGAGGTGCTCTACGACGAGTCGGAGATCGCCCTTCTTGCCTTTGGCAGCATGGTGAAGACGGCAGAGGAAGTGCGGCGGCAGTTAAAAGCCTGCGGCTATCAGTGTTCCCTCATCAACGCGCGGTTTGCCAAACCGCTGGACGGGGAGATGCTGAAAACAGTGGCATCCGAGCATAAACTGCTGGTGACACTGGAAGAAAATGTGGAAAACGGCGGTTTTGGAGAGCATGTGCTCCGGTATCTGACAGAGAATCATCTGCAGACGGAATTCCTGGCATGTGCCATTCCGGATGAATATGTGGAGCACGGCAACGTGGGGCTTCTGAAACAGGAAGTGGGAATTGATGCCCGGACGATCACCGAAAAAGTGATCACCACATATGTGTCCTCCT
Above is a window of Oscillospiraceae bacterium NTUH-002-81 DNA encoding:
- the dxs gene encoding 1-deoxy-D-xylulose-5-phosphate synthase, yielding MQLEKINQVNDIKQLNKKELEELAEEIRRFLIEKISVTGGHLASNLGVVELTMALHLSFDLPKDKIVWDVGHQSYTHKILTGRKDGFDTLRKFGGMSGFPKTKESDCDCFNTGHSSTSISAGLGLAMGRDALGEDNYVISVIGDGALTGGMAYEALNNASRMETNFIIVLNDNNMSISENVGGMSRYLSGLRTATAYTELKEGIYNSLNSIPVYGEKMVNGIRRTKNSLKQFVIPGMLFENMGITYLGPVDGHDIRQLLRVFQEAKRVKGPVLVHVLTKKGKGYAPAERHPSRFHGAEPFEVETGLPSSRKAKAGYTDIFSTVMRKMGDRDEKVVAITAAMPDGTGLKRFRNMFPQRFFDVGIAEEHAVTFAAGLAAAGLKPVVAIYSSFLQRAYDQIIHDVCIQKLPVVFAVDRAGLVGSDGETHQGIFDISYLTSIPNMTLMAPKNKWELSDMLKFAINFDGPIAIRYPRGEAYDGLSQFRAPVAYGKSEVLYDESEIALLAFGSMVKTAEEVRRQLKACGYQCSLINARFAKPLDGEMLKTVASEHKLLVTLEENVENGGFGEHVLRYLTENHLQTEFLACAIPDEYVEHGNVGLLKQEVGIDARTITEKVITTYVSSCLTEE